The genomic interval TTACCCCAAGCAATTGTTGCACTCAAAAAGCCAGCAATTTCAATGTCCTCTTTCTGGGTAAATATATGCGGAATTTGTACAGGATCAGTTTCAATAAAATCTAGGGTATTGTATTGAATAACTTTTTCGTCTAGGAAGTCTTTGAGTTCAGTTTTATTCATTTATAGTGATTTAGCGTAAAAGCCATCTTTTAAATTTATTGTTCTCATTTGAGGTGCTATTTTGTAATATTTTTCAAAATACTCTATTTGGTTTTGACTAACACAAGGTATTCTCCCATCTCCTGTTTCCCAAAAAAAAGAATTGTTTACGGGGGAGTTGAACTCTAAATTACCGTTTTTAATAGTCTTATATTTAATGTCAAACTTAGAGTTTTTATGAGGATGAAAAATTTCATCGATATTAAAAATACTATTATTTGTCAAATTTGTATTTTTTGTTAAAACACTTAAATTAATCGGTATAAATAGAGTTATAGCGACAATTAATACTGACAAGTAAAGAGTGGTGATGATTTTTTTTTCATTATTTAAAATCAAAGAGATAATCATCAATAAAAATAATAATACGAAATTCATGAAAAACCGATATTGTGGTGAGGACAATAGTAACAATGTGACATGAAATAAAAACACAGTATACAAACTCCAAAAATATTTTTTATTAAAAAACAGTTTTATAAAAAAGGGCATAATAATGATTAAAACTATGATTAATTTATTTATTATACCATCTAAAAAAGGCCTGCAAAGCCAGATTTTGAAAATTCCGAATGGACTCATTTGTTCAAATTGAATCTTGGTTATGGCGAAAGAATCTCTTCTGTTTTCGTCATAATAAAAATGAGCAATTGACTCTGGGATTTGAAAATCAAAAGAAAATGGGTTTGTAGTAATTGGAAATAAAGGGTAGCCGCTAATCAAGGTATTCTTTGTCAGAAAAAGCAATACTACTAGAGAGCCGATGATGATTGATGTTGTTATTTTTAGTGTGCGATGTTTGAAAAACAGAAATAATAAAATTAAAGTTATCGCAATGAAGGTTACTTTTATATAAACAATAAAGAAGACAAATATTGCTATCAGATTAAATGTTTCTATAGAAATGTTGTTGTAGTCTTTTATAAATAAATAAAAAATTATAAAAGACAAAATGTAAACTGGTAAATCCGTTGAAGGACTGCTAATAAATGGGAATAAAAAAACATTAGACAAAGGTAATAAACCTATAATTAGGGCATTTTTTTCTTTGGTTTTAAAAAACGAATTGAGATGAGAAATGGCAAAAATATTCCCTAACAGAAGGCAAAATCCGCTTAAGTCATTGAAGTTTTTATAAATAAAAGAAAAATTGTAAGCACTTTGTGTAATGTGCCAACCACTAGTTTGTGCTAATGAAAGATGTAAGTTAGCCAAGCCTTTTACAAACCCATAATTATTGATCCATTTGATGGTTTGGATGTAGTAAGATTCGTTGTCTATGATATACGGTACAGCAGCGCATTGTGCTAAAATTAAAAAGGATATGATTGTTAGTATTATTTTTAAAGAACGACTAAGTGATTTTAATTGTCTAAAAAATAATTTGTAAATAACAAGAACTTCACTTTTTAATTTTAAAAATAAAATGCCATTGAGGACTAGTAAAAACAAGTGAAATTCAATATTTATTCTTCCAAAAATAGCCCAAAAACTAGCTAAAATTGTAGTTGTAAATAATCCTAGTAGTGAACAAATAACAAAATTTGTATTTTTCAGTTGAGTTACTTTATTTAATAGCACACCAAGATTTATGGTGGAAAATATAATATAAATCCAACTAATTAGGATCAGAATCATTTTAGTTAATTATTTGACCATCCATCATCACTAACTTTCTATCAGCCATATTAGCCAGTTCTTCATTATGAGTAACGATGACAAAAGTTTGTCCAAATTCATCTCTTAGCTTGAAAAATAATTGGTGTAAATTTTCTGCTGAAACAGTATCGAGATTCCCTGAAGGTTCATCTGCAAAAATAATGGCAGGTTTATTAATCAAAGCTCTCGCTACTGCTACACGTTGCTGCTCTCCACCCGATAGTTCGTTAGGTTTGTGATTGATTCGGTGCGAAAGACCTAGGTATTCCAATAGTCTTTTCGCTTCCGTTTCCGTTTCTTTTTTTGACTTGTTTGCAATAAAGGCTGGGATACATACATTTTCCAAAGCGGTAAACTCAGGTAGCAACTGATGAAACTGAAATATAAAACCCAAATTCAAGTTACGGAATTGAGATAATTTTTTATCGTTAAGAGTTAAAATGTCGTCACCGTTGATTTTTAGCTCGATATTACTATCTTTTTCGGGTTTATCCAAAGTGCCTAATATTTGCAACAGTGTTGTTTTTCCAGCTCCTGAAGCGCCTACAATGGAAACTATTTCACCTTTTTGTATGTGCAAATCTACTCCTTTGAGAACATGAAGTTGATCGTAATATTTATGTAGATTTTTTGCTTGAATCATTTGAACCAATTTTAGCAAAGAAACAAAGATTTTGCTCAAATTCATATTCTTTTGCTATTAAGAAAGATAAATTTTAGTTAAAAACAATCTTTTAAATCCACATAATAACCTAAATTTGAGAGAATAGTAATTCATCGTTATGAGTTACAGCTTAAGAACAATTATTATAAATACATATTAAAAAAGAAGCATGAATCAATCAATAGAAAATGAAGTTGCAATATTTGGAGGAGGATGCTTTTGGTGTACAGAAGCTTTTTTTACAGAACTTAAAGGTGTACAATCTATTGCTCCAGGTTATATTGGGGGAGAAGTGGTAAA from Flavobacterium ovatum carries:
- a CDS encoding ABC transporter ATP-binding protein translates to MIQAKNLHKYYDQLHVLKGVDLHIQKGEIVSIVGASGAGKTTLLQILGTLDKPEKDSNIELKINGDDILTLNDKKLSQFRNLNLGFIFQFHQLLPEFTALENVCIPAFIANKSKKETETEAKRLLEYLGLSHRINHKPNELSGGEQQRVAVARALINKPAIIFADEPSGNLDTVSAENLHQLFFKLRDEFGQTFVIVTHNEELANMADRKLVMMDGQIIN